The DNA region CGATGGTTTGTGCACACTGCCATCTTCCCAGAGATCGGAGCGGGATGCTCCCCTAGACCGAACCGCCCGGCTCCCCCCTTGCCGTTCTATCATCACATTTCCTGTAGGGCTGGGGATCTGTGGACAACCTCCCTGTTGCCCACAGATCCCCAGCTTGGCCTGTGGGCCCTGTGGGTGACAGGGATGTTATCCACAAGTCCACAGGCGCCCATGCCCTCACAGGCTCGCAACCACCCACAAATTGTCCCGAAGAGCCTTCTTTAATTTAATTGCTCGCCGTACTCTTCCAAAGCCTCGGATACGATAATCACTGCCTTGTTCACACTGTCCACATATTGTTGACCATACTGCCTTACCAGATCAGCCTGAGTAGACGCGAGCTCGTGGGGCTCTCTTTTCTGGCCGATAAGCTGCATCTGATTACGAGCCGCCTCCACCGCTTGACTAAACTGCTCGCGTTGAACCCCGGCCAGCTGTTGCATGACCTTCAATTGAGTGCCAGCAAGTCCGCGCATCGCTTCGGACATCGAGCGGTTCGCCTCTTGAGCCTGCTTTACGAATTGTGAGCCGTCATCGC from Pseudomonadota bacterium includes:
- a CDS encoding phasin family protein: MSDDGSQFVKQAQEANRSMSEAMRGLAGTQLKVMQQLAGVQREQFSQAVEAARNQMQLIGQKREPHELASTQADLVRQYGQQYVDSVNKAVIIVSEALEEYGEQLN